One part of the Haliotis asinina isolate JCU_RB_2024 chromosome 2, JCU_Hal_asi_v2, whole genome shotgun sequence genome encodes these proteins:
- the LOC137271656 gene encoding carbohydrate sulfotransferase 11-like: MDDVQLEHAVRVARVKSVCKKHSFKRLYNLVFTVDPVSSVAFCEIPKVGSSTLQRLLYWLHSNQSESSPFSINGNAIHYVTEMRRRFPRAEDLSPYKTFMFVRDPYQRLFSAFVDRLYIPSYEKGSFAQRTIDRVRTRAHTESSKCGSTVTFTDAVLFTILSYHMPHVSEWHFSPQRHFCRPCDINYDAIGKMETFTRDVRYILRKFGMKDVPVDSKEMSSESDVSIMMDVSNASYTIRHTLCMSSIGVFRRLWETFQIRGFLGRHHPFPFRKGDSLSLEEFQALLRSTYRSDESWIASGRHQQRRLAMIEAYRTVPIEYLHRLKEIFRHDCELFGYDPEPPELFNRDLNFRNLSFFSHFKEHTYLF, translated from the coding sequence ATGGATGACGTTCAACTGGAACATGCCGTCCGCGTTGCACGTGTCAAAAGCGTTTGCAAGAAGCATTCTTTTAAGCGGTTATACAACTTGGTATTCACCGTTGATCCAGTTAGTTCGGTTGCGTTTTGTGAGATCCCTAAAGTTGGCTCTAGCACATTGCAAAGACTCCTTTATTGGTTGCATTCAAATCAGTCTGAGTCGTCTCCCTTTTCAATAAACGGGAACGCCATCCACTACGTCACTGAGATGAGACGACGTTTCCCAAGAGCAGAGGACCTGTCTCCTTACAAAACGTTTATGTTCGTTCGGGATCCTTACCAAAGACTTTTTTCAGCGTTTGTTGACAGACTGTATATTCCCTCCTACGAAAAGGGTAGTTTTGCTCAGCGCACAATCGACCGTGTGAGGACAAGAGCTCACACTGAATCTTCAAAATGCGGATCTACCGTCACATTCACGGATGCCGTTCTCTTTACGATTCTCTCCTACCATATGCCCCACGTGAGTGAATGGCACTTCTCTCCACAGAGGCATTTCTGTCGTCCGTGCGACATCAACTACGATGCCATTGGCAAAATGGAGACTTTTACCCGAGATGTGAGATACATTTTACGAAAATTTGGCATGAAGGATGTGCCTGTGGACAGCAAAGAAATGTCCTCTGAAAGTGACGTCAGCATCATGATGGACGTCTCCAACGCTTCATACACCATACGTCACACCCTCTGCATGTCATCCATTGGTGTTTTCAGAAGACTTTGGGAAACCTTTCAAATACGAGGTTTTCTTGGTAGACACCATCCGTTCCCGTTTAGAAAAGGTGATTCCTTGTCACTAGAGGAGTTCCAAGCCCTCCTCCGCTCCACCTACCGATCTGATGAGTCTTGGATAGCCTCTGGGAGACATCAGCAGCGTCGACTAGCCATGATCGAGGCCTACAGGACGGTTCCAATCGAATATTTACACAGGTTGAAGGAGATTTTCAGACACGACTGTGAACTCTTTGGGTATGACCCAGAACCCCCAGAATTATTCAACAGAGACTTGAATTTTAGAAATTTGAGTTTCTTCTCGCATTTTAAGGAACATACATATCTATTTTAA